From the genome of Deinococcus betulae, one region includes:
- a CDS encoding acetate kinase, translating to MWTLVLNCGSSSLKFALLSQEDEQTRLSGLAERLGSAGASLRLDMDGERQTLSLDGGSYADAFAQIAAALEALGLREEVTAVGHRVVHGGDRFSAPALVTPKVLDGVRACMPLAPLHNPANIAGIEAAQAAFPGAAHVAVFDTAFHQTMPEVAYRYAVPEGWYRQHGVRRYGFHGTSHAFVAAQAAERLGRPLTELNLVTAHLGNGCSLCAVQGGRSIDTSMGLTPLEGLVMGTRSGDVDPGLHDYIARQAGLSLSEVTAALNRDSGLLGLSGLSNDMRELEKAAGRGHAGARLAIDAFVYRLAGQIAALAAALGRVDALVFTGGIGENSALVRAATLQRLAVLGAGVDAVANGAAVRGQNGLISPAGALPALVVGTNEELSIARQTQALLAGGQA from the coding sequence ATGTGGACGCTGGTGCTCAACTGCGGGTCAAGCAGCCTTAAATTTGCGCTCCTCAGCCAAGAGGATGAACAGACGCGGCTCTCCGGGCTGGCCGAGCGGCTCGGGTCGGCTGGTGCGTCGCTGCGGCTCGACATGGACGGAGAACGCCAGACCCTCTCACTGGACGGCGGCAGTTACGCCGACGCCTTTGCCCAGATCGCTGCGGCACTGGAAGCACTGGGGCTGCGGGAGGAAGTGACGGCCGTGGGGCACCGCGTGGTTCACGGCGGCGACCGCTTCAGCGCGCCTGCCCTGGTGACCCCCAAGGTGCTGGACGGTGTGCGGGCCTGCATGCCGCTGGCCCCTCTGCACAACCCAGCCAACATTGCGGGCATTGAGGCGGCGCAGGCGGCCTTTCCCGGCGCGGCCCATGTGGCGGTGTTCGACACGGCCTTTCACCAGACCATGCCCGAGGTCGCTTACCGCTACGCTGTCCCGGAGGGCTGGTACCGTCAGCACGGCGTGCGGCGCTACGGCTTTCACGGCACCAGCCACGCCTTTGTGGCGGCCCAGGCAGCCGAGCGGCTGGGCCGCCCCCTGACCGAGCTGAATCTGGTCACGGCCCACCTGGGCAACGGGTGCAGCCTCTGCGCAGTGCAGGGTGGGCGCAGCATCGACACCAGCATGGGCCTGACGCCCCTGGAAGGCCTGGTGATGGGCACCCGCAGCGGCGACGTGGACCCCGGCCTGCACGATTACATCGCGCGTCAGGCGGGCCTGAGCTTGTCGGAAGTGACGGCGGCCCTTAACCGGGACAGTGGCCTCCTGGGGCTCTCTGGCCTCAGCAACGACATGCGGGAATTGGAAAAAGCCGCCGGGCGCGGCCATGCAGGCGCGCGGCTGGCCATAGACGCCTTCGTATACCGGCTGGCAGGGCAAATCGCCGCCCTGGCGGCCGCGCTGGGCCGGGTGGACGCACTGGTCTTCACCGGGGGCATTGGGGAAAACAGTGCGCTGGTGCGCGCGGCCACCCTGCAGCGGCTGGCCGTGCTGGGCGCAGGGGTAGATGCAGTGGCCAACGGCGCTGCAGTGCGCGGCCAGAACGGCCTCATCAGTCCGGCCGGCGCACTGCCTGCCCTGGTGGTGGGGACCAACGAGGAACTGAGTATCGCGCGGCAGACGCAGGCCCTGCTGGCCGGAGGTCAGGCATGA
- the pta gene encoding phosphate acetyltransferase, which produces MKTLFLAPTRNGVGLSSTALGLTRALERQGLKVAFVKPIAQTHELKTDDSVHFARELVRLTVPEPIALALAEEGLSHGGEEDLMESVVALAREASAGGADVLVAEGLALNERNAYAGALNASMSRNLEADTVLVSSLAGVSPAELADELEIAAQAYRRSDGSGLSGYVLNFAPPSLDYGTLMAELRSRSRVLASGNLPLLGVVSSSAALNAPRTLDIARHLGAEVVNEGEAAARRVTSTVITARTVPRMAHLFVPGALVVTPGDREDVVMAAALSHLSGVPLAGLMFTSGSGPEDSIERLCRAALNSTLPVLRVDTNSFETASRLSRIDARVPHDDLGRMDRLLDFIADRLDTVPLGTRLRAPAPAGERRLPPSAFRYELIQKARAAGKRIVLPEGDEPRTVKAAIRCVEKGIARPVLLARPERVRQVAEGQGLTLPDGLEVLDPDSVRQHYVAPMVELRKSKGLTAPQAEAQLEDTVVLGTMMLALGEVDGLVSGAIHTTANTVRPALQLIKTAPGAGLVSSVFFMLMPEQVLVYGDAAINPNPGAKELADIAIQSADSARAFGITPRVAMLSYSTGESGSGEDVEKVKAATALVRERRPDLVVDGPLQYDAASVLSVGQQKAPGSLVAGRATVFIFPDLNTGNTTYKAVQRAAGVVAVGPMLQGLRKPVNDLSRGALVDDIVYTIALTAIQAAQAESQS; this is translated from the coding sequence ATGAAAACGCTGTTTCTGGCGCCCACCCGCAACGGGGTGGGGCTTAGCAGTACCGCGCTGGGGCTCACGCGCGCCCTGGAACGCCAGGGCCTCAAGGTCGCGTTCGTGAAACCCATCGCCCAGACGCACGAACTGAAGACCGATGACAGCGTGCATTTTGCGCGCGAACTGGTCCGGCTGACGGTGCCTGAGCCCATCGCCCTGGCGCTGGCCGAGGAAGGGCTGAGCCACGGCGGCGAGGAAGACCTGATGGAAAGCGTGGTGGCCCTGGCGCGCGAGGCCAGCGCTGGCGGCGCCGACGTGCTGGTCGCCGAAGGGCTGGCCCTGAATGAGCGCAATGCCTACGCCGGGGCCCTGAACGCCAGCATGAGCCGAAACTTGGAAGCCGATACCGTGCTGGTTTCCAGCCTGGCCGGGGTCAGCCCCGCCGAGCTGGCCGATGAGCTGGAGATCGCCGCCCAGGCCTACCGCCGCAGCGACGGCAGCGGCCTGAGCGGCTACGTCCTGAACTTTGCGCCGCCGAGCCTGGACTACGGCACCCTGATGGCCGAACTGCGCTCGCGCAGCCGGGTGCTGGCCAGCGGTAACCTGCCGCTGCTGGGGGTGGTGTCCAGTTCGGCCGCACTGAACGCGCCGCGCACCCTGGACATCGCCCGGCACCTGGGGGCCGAGGTGGTCAATGAAGGCGAGGCCGCCGCGCGCCGGGTCACCAGCACCGTGATTACGGCCCGCACCGTGCCCCGCATGGCGCACCTGTTCGTGCCGGGCGCCCTGGTGGTGACCCCTGGTGACCGCGAGGACGTGGTGATGGCGGCGGCGCTGTCTCACCTCAGCGGGGTGCCGCTGGCGGGGCTGATGTTCACCTCGGGCAGCGGCCCTGAAGACAGCATTGAGCGGCTGTGCCGCGCCGCGCTGAACAGCACCTTGCCTGTCTTGCGGGTCGACACCAACTCGTTTGAAACGGCCTCCCGCCTCTCGCGCATTGACGCGCGGGTGCCGCACGACGACCTGGGGCGCATGGACCGGCTGCTGGACTTCATTGCTGACCGGCTGGACACTGTGCCCCTGGGCACACGCCTGCGGGCCCCCGCCCCGGCGGGCGAGCGCCGCCTGCCCCCCAGCGCCTTCCGCTACGAGCTGATTCAGAAGGCCCGCGCCGCGGGCAAGCGCATCGTGCTGCCCGAGGGCGACGAGCCGCGCACCGTCAAGGCCGCCATCCGCTGCGTGGAAAAGGGCATTGCCCGGCCCGTGCTGCTGGCCCGGCCCGAACGGGTGCGTCAGGTGGCCGAGGGGCAGGGCCTCACCCTGCCGGATGGGCTGGAGGTATTGGACCCCGATTCGGTGCGCCAGCACTATGTCGCCCCGATGGTCGAGTTGCGAAAAAGCAAGGGCCTGACCGCCCCCCAGGCCGAGGCACAGCTGGAAGACACGGTGGTGCTGGGCACCATGATGCTGGCGCTGGGCGAGGTCGACGGCCTGGTGTCGGGCGCCATTCATACCACGGCCAACACGGTGCGGCCGGCCCTGCAACTGATTAAAACGGCGCCGGGCGCGGGCCTGGTCAGTTCGGTGTTTTTCATGCTGATGCCCGAGCAGGTGCTGGTCTACGGCGACGCGGCCATCAACCCCAACCCCGGCGCCAAGGAACTGGCCGACATCGCCATTCAGAGTGCGGACAGCGCCCGCGCCTTTGGCATCACGCCGCGCGTGGCGATGCTGTCGTATTCCACTGGCGAATCGGGCAGCGGCGAGGACGTGGAAAAGGTGAAGGCCGCCACGGCGCTTGTCCGGGAGCGCCGACCCGACCTTGTGGTAGACGGGCCCCTCCAGTACGACGCCGCCAGCGTGCTGTCCGTGGGGCAGCAAAAGGCGCCGGGCAGCCTGGTGGCTGGCCGCGCCACAGTGTTCATCTTTCCCGACCTAAACACGGGCAACACCACCTACAAGGCGGTGCAGCGCGCGGCGGGTGTGGTGGCGGTGGGGCCGATGCTTCAGGGCCTGCGCAAGCCAGTCAACGACCTGTCGCGCGGCGCGCTGGTGGACGACATCGTGTACACGATTGCCCTGACGGCCATTCAGGCAGCGCAGGCAGAGAGCCAGAGCTAG
- a CDS encoding SDR family NAD(P)-dependent oxidoreductase: MDPDLTPLDWQAAQRVMKAVLRNPALADDQPEFRTLVAGVNRLGRKHARQAQTAQRPAPDPQTQRRCYMCRQPFGLADAGNPACCAACGQLNRHKRRARADLTGRAALLTGGRVNIGYATALRLLRSGAQVTVTTRFPMDAARRYASEPDAHEWRSRLTLYGLDLRDIRAVQAFTDELGRTLPHLDILINNAAQTIARPAAYYAPLLDGERQALPGTALDLNVAQPAPAALLNGEEPSPFFPPEQLDRHGHALDQRPHNSWTARLDDVEARELLEVQLVNTTAPYLLCSGLLPLLRRSPFQRRFIVNVSAVEGQFARAAKNDRHPHTNMAKAALNMLTRTSGPRLARESIYMTSVDPGWVSQQEPHPQQERMAAQGFRLPLDLDDAAARLCDPIFAGLNEPGRPLAGVFLKDYRVQPW, translated from the coding sequence ATGGACCCTGACCTGACCCCCCTGGACTGGCAAGCCGCGCAGCGCGTGATGAAGGCGGTGTTACGCAACCCGGCCCTGGCCGATGACCAGCCTGAATTCCGCACGCTGGTGGCCGGCGTCAACCGCCTGGGGCGCAAGCATGCCCGGCAGGCGCAGACTGCGCAGCGTCCGGCCCCGGACCCTCAGACGCAGCGGCGCTGCTACATGTGCCGGCAACCCTTTGGTCTGGCTGATGCGGGCAATCCCGCCTGCTGCGCGGCCTGTGGTCAGCTCAACCGCCACAAGCGCCGCGCCCGCGCCGATCTGACGGGCCGCGCAGCCCTGCTCACCGGAGGCCGGGTGAACATAGGGTATGCCACGGCCCTGCGACTGCTGCGGAGTGGCGCGCAGGTGACTGTGACCACCCGCTTTCCTATGGACGCCGCGCGGCGCTACGCCAGCGAACCCGACGCCCACGAGTGGCGCAGCCGCCTGACCCTCTACGGCCTGGACCTCCGTGACATTCGCGCCGTGCAGGCGTTCACCGATGAACTGGGCCGCACCCTGCCCCACCTGGACATCCTGATCAACAACGCCGCGCAGACCATCGCGCGGCCCGCCGCCTACTACGCTCCGCTCCTGGACGGCGAGCGGCAGGCTCTGCCCGGCACGGCGCTGGACCTGAATGTGGCGCAGCCCGCCCCCGCTGCCCTGCTGAACGGGGAGGAGCCGTCACCCTTCTTCCCACCAGAGCAACTGGACCGGCACGGGCACGCCCTGGACCAGCGCCCCCACAACAGCTGGACCGCCCGACTGGACGACGTGGAGGCGCGCGAACTGCTGGAAGTGCAGCTGGTGAACACCACGGCGCCCTATCTGCTGTGCAGTGGCCTGCTGCCCCTGCTGCGGCGCTCGCCGTTTCAGCGGCGCTTCATCGTGAATGTGAGCGCCGTGGAAGGGCAGTTTGCGCGCGCTGCCAAGAACGACCGCCACCCGCACACGAACATGGCCAAGGCCGCCCTGAACATGCTGACGCGCACCAGCGGCCCGCGCCTGGCCCGAGAAAGCATTTACATGACCAGCGTGGACCCCGGCTGGGTGTCGCAGCAGGAGCCGCACCCCCAGCAGGAACGCATGGCCGCGCAGGGCTTTCGCCTGCCACTGGACCTAGACGACGCGGCGGCGCGGCTGTGCGACCCCATCTTTGCCGGGCTGAATGAGCCGGGCCGGCCCCTGGCAGGGGTCTTTCTCAAAGACTACCGGGTTCAGCCATGGTAG